TTTGCAAGGCGGACACCAACTTGCCCAAAAGTTCAGAAATACCTTTTTTCCTTTAAAATCACTAAGGGAAACCTCCTTGCCATTTAAATCTGTCAGTTTAAAATTTAGTGCGGCAATCTTATCAGCATCTGTGCTTTTCATAGTGGAAGAGGGATTGGCAGAAGCAGAATCCTTTACAGTGCTGGTACTCGTATTTGCACCTGTACTATTGGTTTTAGAATTTTCTTTGATAGCTATGTCTGAATCCTTGGATTTGTTTTTATTGTAATCAACTACAGAATAAATACTTATTCCAAATACTAAAATTACTACAAGTGGTAAAATTATTTTCTTCATTATTAATCCTCCAATCAGTTAAATGTAATCTAAAAGGGATATATTAAAGACTTTAGAACTTAAAACAATGTATCTTGAAATGTTCCTAAAAATTAAAGAAATCTAAATAGCGACTTAAAACATTCACATTATTTGTGAAAATTAAAATACCCATTATGAGTAATAGCACTCCACTTATAGTGGATATTACAGGTAGATATTTAAAAATAGCAGCTTTGTGCTTTGTAAAACTACCTATAGCAAGTGCAGTTAATATAAAAGGAACAGCAAGACCTAATGAATATACGCAGAGCAGAAGGATACCTTTTACTATGGTTTCAGAACTGCTAGCATACATAAGGATAGAAGATAAAATAGGTCCTATGCAGGGAGTCCAACCAGCTGCAAAGGCCATGCCCATAAGTATAGAACCGAATTTGCCACTAGCTTTATTAAAAGAGAAAAATCTTTTTTCTCTATAAAGTAGTTTAATCTTTAGGAGTCCCATGGTGTGAAGACCGAATACTATCATTAAAGAACCGCTGATTTTTCTAAAAATGGTCTGATTTGAAATGAAAAGTTTGCCAAGGGTTGTTATAGAAGCTCCCATTAAAATAAAAATAATAGAAAAACCAATAACAAAGCCAATAGATTTATATAATACATTCAATTTAGCTTTTTTATCATCTAATTCATTAATAGCCGTTCCAGTTATGTAACTTATATATGCTGGTACTAGCGGTAAAACGCAGGGAGATAAAAAAGAAAGTAATCCTGCTGAAAAAGCTAATATAAGTGAAATATTGTCCAACTATGTGTCACCTCCTAGGATGTTAATATGTTATATAAAATCAAGTAAAATATTACATGTTTTTAATATAACAGTATGATATCATATTAATATGATATATCAAAGTATTATACTATATCGTATTATTAAATTATATAAATAACAAGATACAATATTATATCATATTATAATTTTGTAGTATACTGCATTTATAATTAAAAATTTGGCTAATATAATTACAGAAAAAAATCCTACTATATTATCATTATAGGTATACATTTAGTAACTATAGTTCATATAAGTATCTACTTGCAAAAAATGAACAAACGGTATAAAATTATAGATGGACGTAAAATATGATGATATTTATGGTATATCCTAAGGGGAAAGGTTGATATGATGATTTTTAAAAGACTTACAATAGAAGACAAAGCTACATTGGAGAAATTTATATATCCATATAAATTTCTAAGTTGTGAATATTCTTTTACAACTTTATATATATGGAGAGAGGCTTGTGATATTTGTTTTACTATTCATAAAGGGGCACTAATAATAAAGAAACAGGATTTTGCAGGAAGATACTATTTTATGCAGCCGCTAGGGTATAGTACTGAAAATCTTAAAGATATAATCGATGCACTAATGGACTATAAGACGAAAAACAATATGCACTACTTATTCAAAGATCTTGATGAAGGTTTTATGGAAGAAATTAGCAACATATATGATGATGTTCAGGACATTTGTATAAAAGAAGATCGAGATAATTTTGATTATTTATATGAAGCTGAAAAACTCATACAGCTTTCTGGTAAAAAGCTTCATGGTAAAAAGAATCATTATAATTCTTTTATAAAGAGTTACAAATATGAAGTTAAAGACATTAAAGAGGAACAAGTGATAAGTGATGTAATATTAGCTGCAGAAAAATGGTATGAAGGCAATGAAGAAGATGATGATAAGCTTTATTACGAATTACAGGGAATAAAAGATGTTCTGCAAAATTTGAAAATAATAGATATTCAGGGTATTGCTGTTTACGTAGATGAAAAAATAGTTGCATTTAGTTTAGGAGAAAAACTAAATGATAATTTAGCAGTAATTCATATAGAAAAAGCAGATATGGATTATAGTGGTGTGTACAGCTTTATTAACAAAACTTTTGTAGACAGATGTTTTAGTGACGTTAAGATAATTAATAGGGAACAAGACCTAGGAATTGCAGGTCTACGAAAGTCCAAACTATCTTATCACCCTTTCAAATTAGAAAAAAAATATATTTTTAGTTTTTCTAAATGTTTAGTTAGTGATGTTTAATAAAATAGACTAGCATAAAGCTAGTCTATTTTTTCGATAATATTGAAACTTCGAAGAAGATGAACAGCTTAGCAGAGGATGATTTAACCATATTTCAGCACCCTAGTTGATGATTTAATATGGAATTAAAGCTAGAGAGAAGGTTATTTTATGAAAAATCTTTTGGTTGGGGAAAAAATAGTGCTTACTTCTATAAATGAAGAAGATGTTTTGGAATTTCAAAAGTGGTACAACGATGTATCCTTCATGCGTCATTACGATATAGTAAGTGCGATTCCTAAAACAATAGAAGATGTAAAACAGTTAGTTAGTGAAGTACATAAATCTAATACAGCCTATATTTTTGCTGTGAAAGATCTTCTGAAAAAAGAGTTTATTGGAGTTACAGGATTTGAAGACATATCTTGGAACAATGGAACTGCCTTAATATATATAGGAATCGGAGGGGAAAAACATAGAGGATGCGGCTATGGAGAGGAAGCTCTTAAATTAAGTATAGAGTTTGGGTTTCAAGAACTGAATTTCCACAGAATACAGCTTACTGTACTTGAATACAATGAACCTGCTATAAAGCTATATGAGAAAGTAGGCTTTAAAAGAGAAGGGGTATATAGGGAGTTTATTCATAGAGATGGCAGAAGGTATGATATGTATTTATATGGAATACTGAGATCTGAGTGGGAAAATACCCAAAAAGAAAAATAAACATAAAATGCCAGGAGGGGGCAATCATGTGAATATAAAAAATAAAAACTTAGCACAAATACACTTAGCTGTTTTTTTGTTTGGAATAGCAGGATTATTTGGAAAATTACTCTCACTGTCACCTATGATAATTGTACTAGGAAGAGTTTTCTTTTCAAGTGTTTTTTTATTGATTGTTATGATTTTCCTTAAGAAAGACATAAAACTAAAAGTAAAAAAAGATTATCTTTACTTAGCAATAATGGGACTTATTTTAGCCATTCACTGGAGTACCTTTTTTAAGTCCATTCAGGTGTCAACAGTAGCAATTGGCCTTCTGATATTTTCTACATTTCCTGTTTTTGTTACTTTTCTCGAACCTTATTTTTTTAAAGAAAAAATTGTGATGAGAGATATTGTAATTGCAGTTGTTACACTACTAGGAGTAGCACTTGTAGTTCCGAAGTTTCAACTAGGAGATAATTTAACACAGGGAGTTCTGTGGGGAGTACTTTCTAGTTTCACATATGCAATTCTTTCAATGCTTAATAGAAAATATGTGAAAGAGTATTCAAGTGTAGTGATAGCTTTTTATGAACAATTCGTAGCAACACTAGTATTAATTCCTTTTTTATTTTTAATAAAACCTATTTTCAAACCTACAGATATATTATTACTAATTTTATTAGGTATTGTTTTTACTGCAATATCTCACTCATTATTTATTAATGGTTTAAAAAGTGTAAAAACACAAACGGCAGGCATTATTTCTAGTTTGGAACCAGTCTATGGTATTATTTTTGCTCTGATTATCATTGGAGAGGTACCAACTGCAAGAGAAATTTTAGGTGGTGTCATTATTTTAGGAACTGCTTTTTATTCAACAGTAAAATCACAATAATTCTACATATTATTGTGATTGAAAAATGTTTATACATAATATTATATATCTTACTCTATTGAAGATAATAATGATTTTGGAAATTCAATAGTAAAAGTTGTTCCTGCTCCAAGTTGACTTTCTACAAAAATTTTTCCGTTATGTGCTTCAACAAGAGATTTTGTAATAGTAAGACCTATACCTGATCCACCAGAATTTTTATTTCGAGAGAGATCGCTTCTATAGAATCTTTCAAATATATAGGGTAAGTCTTTTTCAGCAATTCCTAGGCCATTATCTTTTACTTTTATAACAATGTGTTTTTCAGTTTGTACTAATGTGATTTGTACCTCCCCACCTATATTTAAGTAGTTATAAGAGTTGTAAAGAAGGTTATACATAATTTGTTTAAGCTTATCTTTATCCATTGCAACAATAATATTACCTGTAAGGTTAGAAGCAAGTGTGAAACCACTTTTGCTATATAATAGTTCGAAGTTATTCATAATTCCATTTAACTCATTGGATAAATTAAATTTTGTTTTATTTAAATTAAGATTAGCTTGCTCTAATTTTGCAAGATTTCGTAGATTATCTACTAGTTTTGTAAGCCTATCAATTTCCTCTGAAAAAACTTCTATTCTCTCTTTGGTGGGTTCCCATACCCCATCAAGAATGGCTTCAACGTGTGTTTTAAGTGTTGTAAGTGGAGTTCTTATTTCATGAGCCATATCAGAAGTAAATCTCTTTCTAATCATTTCTTGCTGGCTTAACGTCTCTGCTAAATAGTTAATTGAATTTGAAAGCTCGTGGATTTCCTTTGTTTTTGTCTTTATAGAACACCTAATATCTAGGTGACCATCTCTCATTTGATTAGCAGTAGAAGTGATTTTTATTAGTGGGTTTGATATCTGTTTTGAGAGAATAATGCTTATGACTAGCCCAATAAGTAATGTTATAAAAGCTGATAACATAAATGATTGATTTAACGTCATGGTAAAGGCTAATGCAGCGTTAGTTAAGTAGGAGGTACTGAAGTATCCGGCTACTAAATAACCAACAGTATTGCCATTTTTAAGTAGGGGGTGATTTGCTTCTAAATATTCTCCAAGGTTATTATTAGAGCCTTTGTGCATCATGGAACCCATCATTGAATCACTCTTGCTTCTGTTTTGCAAATGGGCGCTACCAGAGGAAAAAATTAAATTACCCTTCATATCTTTAATTTCTATAAATAGTTCTTGTGATACTGCATATCTTTGAATTTCATCCTTATTTAAATTAGAATATCCATTACTACCTGTATATAAATCTTCTACAAGTTTTACTATACTTTCAATCTTTGACTTATGTTCGTCTAGCAGATATCTATTAAACTCTTTATCGATCCTGTAATTGGAGATAAGACTTGTTATAAGAATAGAGGTAATAATAGCTAAGAGAAAGCCTAAAGAAAGTTTTTTTGTTAAGGAAATTTTCATTTGTTACCTCCTAAAATTATAATTATCCTATAAATTTATACCCAAGTCCATAAATTGTAATAATATATGTGGGTTCCTTTGGAACGTCCTCAATTTTTTGTCTGATGTTTTTTATATATGAATCAACAGTTCTATCAAATCCATCGTAATCCATGCCGAAAGCTTTTTCTACTAACTGTTCCCTAGAGAATACCTGGCCAGGATTAGTAAGCAAGGCTACTAATACTTTGAATTCATTGGTGGTGAGATTTACAGTTTGACCATGTTTTTTTACAAGGATTTTTTTAACATCTATTTCTAAATCGTTGTTATTGAAGGTTAAATAATCAGCTAAGGGGGAAGAGTCTCTATAAGTTCTTCTTATAAGTGCCCGTACTCTAACTACTAGTTCACGAGTGCTGAAGGGCTTTGTTAAGTAGTCATCTGCACCCATAGTTATACCATCAATTCTATCATCCTCATCAACTTTTGCGGTTAACATGATTATTGGAACATCCGAAGTTGCTCTTATTTTACTACAGACTTCTTCTCCGGATATTTTAGGAAGCATTAAATCTAAAATTATTAGATGGATAACTTCATTGTTAAATATATTTAACGCAGACTCACCATCTAGTGCAGTAACTACTTGAAAACCATCCTTCTCTAAATAAGCCTTTACTACATCAAGAATTCTTTTTTCATCATCTACAACTAATATTCTTTTGATGTCATTCATAGTAGCACCCCCAATTTTAATAAATAACAATACTATTATATCTTTAAAATAAGCTTTATAAAATAAGTATATAGAATTACCAACTTTTAACAAGAAAAACTAGAGAAAATCTCTAGTTTTTCTTGTTAAGTACAGTTTTTCTATTAATATACTCTTCTTCGCTAACTTCTCCCATAGCAAATTTTTCATCTAACATTTTTAATGCACTATGAGGGTGGTTAACGTATTTTTTATATAGCTTAATACCTATAAATACTAAAGCAGCGAATATTAATAATTTTATACCCATCATTAGAAACAAACCACTTCCACCAGAAAAACAAGAAGCACCAGGACCATAACCTCTACCAAACATAATATTTCCTCCCTTTAATTAATAATTACACTATTAATATATTTATATAATAGCAATTAATTGTGGAGGAATTATGGAGAAAAATAAATCTTTAGTTAATTAAATTTCCATCTGTAATGAGCATGTATTGGAGCTGTAAAGTATGAAAGTTTCATTGTACTAGCATGGGGCTTTGTATTATGAATAACATAGGGGATACCATTTTTATCTCTTATATTAGAAATGATACCAACGTGTTCGTACCCCTTTGTAAATACCACAATATCACCAGGTTGCCACTCTTTTAAATTTTCATCATTTCTAGATTTAACTTCAGTGGTTAAACTTAGGCAGTATCTGCTAAAAAACACATCTTGGTTTGGTACTCTTCTAAAATCAATATTAGGATCAGGCTTTCCAGCTACTCTAGGATAAAGTTTAGTATTGTTTTTTATATCCTCATCAATAAGATCTTTTAAGTTAATGTCAGCATATTTAAAGCCTCTCCAAATCACGTCGGTACATACACCTTCATTTTCAGGTGGGTATCCGCCATTATAATAATTACTAATATATTTTGTTTTACTCTGAGCTTCATTATTAGCACCATTAACTATATCTAATACATCTGCTATTCTATTTTTGTTGTTATCCACTTTTGAAAAAATTTCAGATACTTGAAATTTGGGTTTAAAAATGTTGAAAATATATTCATTAACAAGTTGCTTATATGGAATAAATACATATATGGAAGTTAGGATTAAAAATATAATTATTAAAATAAAAAGAGATTTTTTTTTCATAGGATCACCTTTCCTAAATTTAATGTGAAATATTAAATTTTATATAATCAAAAATGATTTTGTATTTTTAACTATGTAAGTTATATACAATTATTATAACATAACAAGGTTAAATAACCAGTAATTATGAAATTTAGGAAACTTAGCTAAAAGTTTTTAAAAATAAAAAAAATAGCAACAAAGATTGCAAGATAAACCTCCAATCTTTGTTGCTAAAATATACTGCACAATTTCTATAGATAAATTGGACATTTAATAAAGTGAAAAATATAAGTAGATTTGCACAAACAAGTCTACTTATATTTCATAGCAGTAATTACCTCCCATTTTTCAACTTAATATAAATGGCCCATTTTTTCTTTCTTAGTATTAAAGTACTTTTGATTATACAGATTTGTTTCCATAATCAATGGAACTCTTTCTACAACCTCTATGCCATGACCTCTAAGTCCAATAAGTTTTTTAGGATTGTTGGTCATGAGCCTTAATTTTCTTACGTTAAGTTCACTTAATATTTGAGCTCCAATACCATAATCTCTCATGTCTGCTGGAAATCCTAATGCAATATTAGCTTCTTCAGTATCCATTCCTTCCTCTTGAAGCTTATAGGCTTTAATTTTGTTAATTAAACCTATTCCTCTGCCTTCCTGTCTTAGGTAAAGTAATATTCCTTTGCCTTCTTTTTCTATAGCTGCAAGGGCTGAAGCCAATTGCTCTCCACAA
This DNA window, taken from Clostridium estertheticum, encodes the following:
- a CDS encoding DMT family transporter, producing MNIKNKNLAQIHLAVFLFGIAGLFGKLLSLSPMIIVLGRVFFSSVFLLIVMIFLKKDIKLKVKKDYLYLAIMGLILAIHWSTFFKSIQVSTVAIGLLIFSTFPVFVTFLEPYFFKEKIVMRDIVIAVVTLLGVALVVPKFQLGDNLTQGVLWGVLSSFTYAILSMLNRKYVKEYSSVVIAFYEQFVATLVLIPFLFLIKPIFKPTDILLLILLGIVFTAISHSLFINGLKSVKTQTAGIISSLEPVYGIIFALIIIGEVPTAREILGGVIILGTAFYSTVKSQ
- a CDS encoding DUF1287 domain-containing protein, with protein sequence MKKKSLFILIIIFLILTSIYVFIPYKQLVNEYIFNIFKPKFQVSEIFSKVDNNKNRIADVLDIVNGANNEAQSKTKYISNYYNGGYPPENEGVCTDVIWRGFKYADINLKDLIDEDIKNNTKLYPRVAGKPDPNIDFRRVPNQDVFFSRYCLSLTTEVKSRNDENLKEWQPGDIVVFTKGYEHVGIISNIRDKNGIPYVIHNTKPHASTMKLSYFTAPIHAHYRWKFN
- a CDS encoding response regulator transcription factor; its protein translation is MNDIKRILVVDDEKRILDVVKAYLEKDGFQVVTALDGESALNIFNNEVIHLIILDLMLPKISGEEVCSKIRATSDVPIIMLTAKVDEDDRIDGITMGADDYLTKPFSTRELVVRVRALIRRTYRDSSPLADYLTFNNNDLEIDVKKILVKKHGQTVNLTTNEFKVLVALLTNPGQVFSREQLVEKAFGMDYDGFDRTVDSYIKNIRQKIEDVPKEPTYIITIYGLGYKFIG
- a CDS encoding cytochrome c biogenesis CcdA family protein codes for the protein MDNISLILAFSAGLLSFLSPCVLPLVPAYISYITGTAINELDDKKAKLNVLYKSIGFVIGFSIIFILMGASITTLGKLFISNQTIFRKISGSLMIVFGLHTMGLLKIKLLYREKRFFSFNKASGKFGSILMGMAFAAGWTPCIGPILSSILMYASSSETIVKGILLLCVYSLGLAVPFILTALAIGSFTKHKAAIFKYLPVISTISGVLLLIMGILIFTNNVNVLSRYLDFFNF
- a CDS encoding GNAT family N-acetyltransferase, whose translation is MKNLLVGEKIVLTSINEEDVLEFQKWYNDVSFMRHYDIVSAIPKTIEDVKQLVSEVHKSNTAYIFAVKDLLKKEFIGVTGFEDISWNNGTALIYIGIGGEKHRGCGYGEEALKLSIEFGFQELNFHRIQLTVLEYNEPAIKLYEKVGFKREGVYREFIHRDGRRYDMYLYGILRSEWENTQKEK
- a CDS encoding DUF2156 domain-containing protein; protein product: MMIFKRLTIEDKATLEKFIYPYKFLSCEYSFTTLYIWREACDICFTIHKGALIIKKQDFAGRYYFMQPLGYSTENLKDIIDALMDYKTKNNMHYLFKDLDEGFMEEISNIYDDVQDICIKEDRDNFDYLYEAEKLIQLSGKKLHGKKNHYNSFIKSYKYEVKDIKEEQVISDVILAAEKWYEGNEEDDDKLYYELQGIKDVLQNLKIIDIQGIAVYVDEKIVAFSLGEKLNDNLAVIHIEKADMDYSGVYSFINKTFVDRCFSDVKIINREQDLGIAGLRKSKLSYHPFKLEKKYIFSFSKCLVSDV
- a CDS encoding redoxin domain-containing protein: MKKIILPLVVILVFGISIYSVVDYNKNKSKDSDIAIKENSKTNSTGANTSTSTVKDSASANPSSTMKSTDADKIAALNFKLTDLNGKEVSLSDFKGKKVFLNFWASWCPPCKAEMPDIEKLYGQTKDSDLVILAVNIGDAKTTAKSFIDNNKYNFTVLLDSDQSIATKYNIVAIPTSFFINKEGNIVSTIKGGMTLEQMKINISKL
- a CDS encoding ATP-binding protein, giving the protein MKISLTKKLSLGFLLAIITSILITSLISNYRIDKEFNRYLLDEHKSKIESIVKLVEDLYTGSNGYSNLNKDEIQRYAVSQELFIEIKDMKGNLIFSSGSAHLQNRSKSDSMMGSMMHKGSNNNLGEYLEANHPLLKNGNTVGYLVAGYFSTSYLTNAALAFTMTLNQSFMLSAFITLLIGLVISIILSKQISNPLIKITSTANQMRDGHLDIRCSIKTKTKEIHELSNSINYLAETLSQQEMIRKRFTSDMAHEIRTPLTTLKTHVEAILDGVWEPTKERIEVFSEEIDRLTKLVDNLRNLAKLEQANLNLNKTKFNLSNELNGIMNNFELLYSKSGFTLASNLTGNIIVAMDKDKLKQIMYNLLYNSYNYLNIGGEVQITLVQTEKHIVIKVKDNGLGIAEKDLPYIFERFYRSDLSRNKNSGGSGIGLTITKSLVEAHNGKIFVESQLGAGTTFTIEFPKSLLSSIE
- a CDS encoding SHOCT domain-containing protein, whose amino-acid sequence is MFGRGYGPGASCFSGGSGLFLMMGIKLLIFAALVFIGIKLYKKYVNHPHSALKMLDEKFAMGEVSEEEYINRKTVLNKKN